The following proteins are encoded in a genomic region of Gossypium hirsutum isolate 1008001.06 chromosome D05, Gossypium_hirsutum_v2.1, whole genome shotgun sequence:
- the LOC107906738 gene encoding dr1-associated corepressor homolog, which produces MKRKLDTRFPAARIKKIMQADEDIGKIAMAVPLLVSKALELFLQDLCDRTYEITMMKGAKTINSSHLKQCVQGFNVFDFLREIVGKVPDLGGLDAATEDCHVPKKRKVADDDESKKSRMDESCHVTSSSRGRGRGRGRGQGRGRQTAGRETAAHCGKFEDDPNISYFEEKHALSLERHVPDDAVESDESKKHNHAGKNIKTPVRNIDLNADLDENGDLITSIAAASPRTDDIPENREEYPGWSLCEIEKMAIDPIKLADSNGGIDDEDYDEV; this is translated from the exons ATGAAGAGGAAACTTGATACTCGTTTCCCAGCC GCTCGAATAAAGAAGATTATGCAAGCTGATGAAGATATTGGAAAAATTGCCATGGCTGTTCCTCTGCTTGTTT CTAAAGCATTGGAGTTATTTCTTCAAGATTTATGTGATCGAACATATGAAATAACTATGATGAAGGGTGCCAAGACGATAAATTCTTCGCATCT AAAGCAGTGTGTACAGGGCTTTAATGTTTTTGATTTTCTTAGAGAAATTGTGGGTAAGGTTCCCGACCTAGGTGGTCTGGATGCTGCTACCGAGGATTGTCATGTTCCCAAAAAAAG GAAAGTAGCTGATGATGATGAGTCAAAGAAGAGCAGAATG GATGAGAGTTGCCATGTTACTAGCTCAAGCAGAGGACGGGGTAGGGGCAGAGGTAGAGGTCAAGGTAGAGGGAGACAAACAGCAGGGAGAGAGACTGCTGCACATTGTggaaagtttgaagatgatcccaaCATTTCTTATTTTGAAGAAAAGCATGCTTTAAGCTTGGAAAGGCACGTGCCTGATGATGCAGTAGAGTCTGATGAGTCAAAGAAACATAATCATGCAGGCAAGAACATCAAAACTCCAGTTCGGAACATTGACCTCAATGCAGACTTGGATGAGAATGGGGACTTGATCACATCCATTGCTGCTGCTAGTCCAAGAACAGATGACATCCCTGAAAATAGAGAAGAATACCCTGGTTGGTCACTTTGTGAAATCGAGAAGATGGCTATTGATCCTATTAAACTTGCTGATTCGAATGGGGGAATAGATGATGAAGACTATGATGAAGTATAA
- the LOC107906739 gene encoding stomatal closure-related actin-binding protein 1, whose protein sequence is MTRVSREFGNTMQKEAASAVSADVIFASSRFPNYKIGANNQVVDAKEDPKVLTMKEVVARETALLLEQQKRLSVRDLASKFEKGLAAAAKLSEEARLREAASLEKHVLLKKLRDALESLKGRVAGRNKDDVEEAIAMVEALAIQLTQREGELLQEKTEVKKLANFLKQASEDAKKLVDEERAHARAEIESARAAVQRVEEALQEQEQISRASGKQDLEELMKEVQEARRIKMLHQPSKVMDMEHELRALRIQLAEKSKHSLLLQKELARSKRMEKNISHIYELDGAETLGSYLRIKPCSDIAPELSECSIQWYRISSETSKKELISGASKSVYAPEPFDVGRILQVEIIYDGQLIVLTTAGAIDPAAGLGNYVEALVRKHDVEFNVVVSQMNGADHPSESIHVLHVGKMRMKLCKGKTTIVKEYYSSSMQLCGVRGGGNAAAQALFWQAKKGFSVVLAFESERERNAAIMLARRFAFDCNIMLAGPDGGSSIGTK, encoded by the exons ATGACGAGGGTAAGTCGTGAGTTTGGCAATACTATGCAAAAGGAAGCAGCTTCAGCTGTATCAGCTGATGTGATATTTGCTTCGAGTCGTTTTCCCAATTACAAAATTGGGGCAAATAATCAGGTTGTGGATGCCAAAGAAGACCCTAAAGTTTTGACCATGAAGGAGGTCGTTGCACGTGAGACCGCCTTGTTACTGGAGCAGCAGAAACGCCTCTCTGTTCGTGACCTTGCTAGTAAATTCGAGAAGGGGTTAGCTGCTGCTGCTAAGTTGTCTGAAGAG GCTCGACTCAGAGAGGCAGCTTCATTGGAGAAACATGTCCTTTTGAAGAAGCTTAGAGATGCTCTGGAATCTTTGAAAGGGCGTGTAGCTGGAAGAAACAAGGACGATGTGGAGGAAGCAATTGCCATG GTGGAAGCTCTTGCAATTCAGCTGACTCAAAGAGAAGGGGAGTTGCTTCAAGAGAAGACAGAAGTGAAGAAACTAGCAAATTTCCTTAAGCAG GCTTCTGAAGATGCTAAGAAACTTGTTGACGAGGAAAGAGCTCATGCTCGAGCTGAAATTGAGAGTGCAAGAGCAGCAGTTCAGAGAGTGGAAGAGGCCCTTCAGGAGCAAGAACAAATATCTCGAGCTTCAGGCAAACAG GATCTGGAAGAGTTAATGAAGGAGGTGCAAGAGGCTAGACGGATCAAAATGCTGCACCAACCAAGCAAG GTTATGGATATGGAACATGAGCTTCGTGCATTAAGGATTCAACTTGCAGAGAAGTCAAAGCATTCCTTACTACTTCAAAAAGAG CTAGCAAGAAGCAAGAGAATGGAGAAAAATATATCTCATATATATGAATTAGACGGCGCTGAAACTTTAGGTTCATATTTGCGGATTAAACCTTGCTCTGATATTGCTCCCGAACTTTCCGAATGCTCAATTCAGTGGTATCGTATTTCATCTGAAACTAGCAAAAAGGAGCTTATATCAG GTGCTAGCAAATCAGTTTATGCTCCAGAGCCTTTTGATGTAGGTCGAATCCTGCAGGTTGAGATTATTTATGATGGCCAGCTAATTGTATTGACAACTGCTGGTGCTATTGATCCAG CTGCTGGTTTGGGAAACTATGTGGAGGCACTTGTGCGGAAACATGATGTTGAATTCAAT gTAGTTGTTAGCCAAATGAATGGTGCAGATCATCCATCTGAATCTATTCATGTACTACATGTTGGAAAGATGAGGATGAAACTATGTAAAGGAAAGACGACAATTGTCAAAGAATATTATTCCAGCTCAATGCAG CTGTGTGGAGTCAGAGGGGGCGGAAATGCAGCTGCCCAAGCATTGTTTTGGCAAGCAAAGAAAGGGTTTTCAGTTGTACTAGCATTTGAATCAGAGAGAGAAAGAAATGCAGCCATCATGCTTGCCAGGAGATTCGCTTTCGACTGCAAT ATAATGCTAGCCGGACCAGATGGTGGATCTTCTATAGGAACCAAATAG